In one window of Cystobacter fuscus DSM 2262 DNA:
- a CDS encoding aldo/keto reductase yields MEYRKLGHSGLKVSSLCLGTMTFGEASEGSMMHAVGADEKTSFAIMDRALEAGINFWDTANVYGNDGLTERVLGNWFERSQRRDEVVLATKFRFRMGKGPNDTGASRYHLRSAVEQSLRRLKTDRIDLYQLHMQDIDTPEEETLRALEDLVRQGKVLYIGASNYAAYRLVDSLWTSKTQNLSRFVALQAQYSLVARELEREHVSVCEQFGLGILPWSPLAGGFLSGKYRKGQPPPEASRLAKWKDRFTQFDTPRNWRILDAVDAVAAELKASASQVSLAWLLRKRAVTSVIFGARTVAQLDDNLKAAELELDDAQFKRLDEASALELGYPYDFMQRVQGRW; encoded by the coding sequence ATGGAGTACCGCAAGCTGGGACACAGCGGGCTGAAGGTGTCGAGCCTGTGCCTGGGGACGATGACGTTCGGCGAGGCGTCCGAGGGCTCGATGATGCACGCCGTGGGGGCCGACGAGAAGACGTCCTTCGCCATCATGGATCGCGCGCTCGAGGCGGGGATCAACTTCTGGGACACCGCGAACGTGTACGGCAACGACGGCCTCACCGAGCGCGTGCTGGGCAACTGGTTCGAGCGCTCCCAACGGCGCGACGAGGTGGTGCTGGCCACCAAGTTCCGCTTCCGCATGGGCAAGGGCCCCAACGACACGGGCGCTTCGCGCTACCACCTGCGCTCCGCGGTGGAGCAGAGCCTGCGCCGGCTGAAGACGGACCGCATCGACTTGTACCAGCTGCACATGCAGGACATCGACACGCCCGAGGAGGAGACGCTGCGAGCGCTGGAGGACCTGGTGCGCCAGGGCAAGGTGCTCTACATCGGCGCGAGCAACTACGCGGCCTACCGGCTGGTGGACAGCCTGTGGACGAGCAAGACGCAGAACCTCTCGCGCTTCGTGGCGCTGCAGGCGCAGTACAGCCTGGTGGCGCGCGAGCTGGAGCGCGAGCACGTGTCGGTGTGCGAGCAGTTCGGCCTGGGCATCCTCCCGTGGTCCCCGCTGGCGGGCGGCTTCCTGTCCGGCAAGTACCGCAAGGGGCAGCCCCCGCCGGAGGCCTCGCGGCTGGCGAAGTGGAAGGACCGGTTCACCCAGTTCGACACCCCGCGCAACTGGCGCATCCTGGACGCCGTGGACGCGGTGGCCGCCGAGCTGAAGGCCTCGGCCTCCCAGGTGTCGCTGGCGTGGCTGCTGCGCAAGCGCGCCGTCACCTCGGTCATCTTCGGCGCGCGCACCGTGGCGCAGCTCGACGACAACCTGAAGGCGGCGGAGCTCGAGTTGGATGACGCCCAGTTCAAGCGCCTGGACGAGGCGAGCGCCCTGGAGCTGGGCTACCCCTACGACTTCATGCAGCGCGTCCAGGGCCGCTGGTAG